The Bacteroidales bacterium genome includes a window with the following:
- a CDS encoding periplasmic heavy metal sensor, whose protein sequence is MNFFSKTKFLVAVIIVQSAIILAIVGTMGYHFFRFEREYRERPRENNQMGRYVAKQLQLTPEQIIQFDSLRHNFHKESDRLMHESRVISKNIMDEITSEKPDIDKLKDLATKFGKLQEEQKHVMIDHLLEIRSKCNTSQQMNFKKLVQRMERHERNERERNRNREGRRRE, encoded by the coding sequence ATGAACTTTTTTAGCAAAACAAAATTCTTAGTAGCTGTTATTATAGTTCAATCTGCCATTATTCTTGCCATTGTTGGAACTATGGGCTACCATTTCTTCCGATTCGAGCGAGAGTATAGAGAAAGACCCCGAGAGAATAATCAAATGGGAAGATATGTGGCAAAGCAGCTCCAGCTCACACCTGAGCAGATTATTCAATTCGATTCTTTAAGACATAATTTTCACAAAGAATCGGATCGATTAATGCACGAATCAAGGGTTATTTCCAAAAATATCATGGACGAAATAACATCAGAAAAACCTGATATTGACAAATTGAAAGATTTGGCAACAAAATTTGGAAAACTTCAGGAGGAGCAAAAGCACGTTATGATTGATCATCTCCTTGAAATTAGAAGCAAATGCAATACCTCTCAGCAAATGAATTTCAAAAAATTAGTTCAACGCATGGAAAGGCATGAGCGTAATGAACGTGAAAGAAATCGTAATAGGGAAGGCAGACGCAGGGAGTAA
- a CDS encoding sigma-70 family RNA polymerase sigma factor, with translation MSDQELILQITQHNDHNAFALLVDKYQKLVVNTCRGFVNNYADAEDLTQEVFIELFESLPEFRHESKLSTWIYRIAVNKSLNHIRKKKRENIFSSFASIFESSDKPQNLEIADQGISDEADRKINTTELHKTLKTAINKLPKNQKIAFILSKYQDLSYKEIAEVMDLSISSVESLLFRAKVNLQELLSNYYKK, from the coding sequence ATGAGCGATCAGGAGTTAATACTACAAATCACCCAACACAACGATCATAATGCATTCGCATTGCTCGTGGATAAATACCAGAAATTGGTTGTGAATACGTGTAGAGGTTTTGTAAACAATTACGCTGATGCCGAAGATTTAACTCAAGAGGTTTTTATTGAACTTTTTGAATCACTACCTGAATTTAGACACGAATCGAAACTATCAACATGGATTTATAGGATTGCAGTAAATAAATCGTTAAACCATATTAGGAAGAAGAAAAGGGAAAACATTTTTAGCAGCTTTGCCTCGATATTCGAAAGTTCTGACAAACCTCAAAACTTGGAAATAGCCGATCAAGGCATTTCAGATGAAGCCGATAGAAAAATAAACACAACAGAGTTACATAAAACGCTTAAAACAGCAATTAATAAACTCCCAAAAAACCAAAAGATTGCTTTTATCCTAAGTAAATATCAGGATTTATCATACAAGGAAATTGCTGAAGTAATGGATTTATCGATATCATCAGTTGAATCGCTACTATTCCGAGCAAAAGTCAACTTACAAGAATTACTTTCGAATTACTATAAAAAATAA
- a CDS encoding Spy/CpxP family protein refolding chaperone translates to MKKTVVTKSLLVLLVSVLITSFSLNSYAQRGPREFRDSARIDHRIPNLTADQKTKIETLRTKHLKEVTPLRNELDEKRAHLKTLESMEKVDRDAINKTIDEITTLQGKIVKMKVNHRLDVASLLTDEQKVFFNSHREMRGKGGHMRHPGMERMERDHEMMQEMHK, encoded by the coding sequence ATGAAAAAGACAGTTGTTACAAAAAGTTTATTAGTACTGTTGGTTTCAGTATTAATTACATCATTCTCTTTAAATTCTTACGCCCAACGAGGACCAAGAGAATTTAGGGATTCGGCAAGAATTGATCATCGGATTCCTAATCTAACTGCCGATCAGAAAACAAAAATTGAAACCTTAAGGACAAAACACCTCAAAGAGGTAACCCCTTTAAGGAATGAACTTGACGAGAAGAGAGCACACCTCAAAACTCTAGAATCGATGGAAAAAGTTGACAGGGATGCTATCAATAAAACCATTGACGAGATAACTACTTTACAAGGAAAGATTGTGAAAATGAAGGTTAATCACAGGTTGGATGTTGCTTCCCTTTTAACCGATGAGCAAAAAGTATTCTTTAACTCACATCGTGAGATGAGAGGTAAAGGGGGTCATATGAGACATCCCGGCATGGAACGCATGGAAAGAGATCATGAAATGATGCAAGAAATGCATAAATAA
- a CDS encoding carboxypeptidase regulatory-like domain-containing protein: MNILQKVKLTMYMVVKDFLRLNATIVENLPNYKTNATVLDGNILKIQGAAELQAFKKTGIADEKNQLRASLIAQAEDFSLKLVAYAANVGNMILLKEVKYTKSEMIRAADADLKNMAQCIYNRAHENIDALAAYGIAERMVTMFLNTINSFNEAIPTVREGAMSKKLYTTQLEDLYKEMDAALSNIDRIVEIVRLSHPDFYRGYQNSRLVIKRSGGSVALKGVVTDASSHEPLRGVTLIIAPVDGNGAAIVKKTADKGGFMVKSLSEGVYNVTVSKSGYKDQVVTVAITNGELSVLNVEMNKN; this comes from the coding sequence ATGAACATTCTTCAAAAAGTAAAACTTACCATGTACATGGTTGTTAAGGATTTTTTGAGGCTTAATGCAACCATTGTGGAGAACCTACCGAATTACAAGACGAATGCCACCGTACTAGATGGCAATATCCTCAAGATTCAGGGGGCTGCCGAGCTACAGGCGTTTAAAAAAACGGGGATTGCTGATGAGAAAAATCAGCTGCGAGCCTCGTTGATTGCACAAGCGGAAGATTTTTCGCTTAAATTGGTTGCTTATGCTGCCAATGTAGGGAATATGATACTACTTAAGGAGGTAAAGTACACGAAAAGTGAGATGATCCGTGCTGCGGATGCCGATTTGAAAAACATGGCACAGTGCATCTATAACCGTGCTCATGAGAATATTGACGCATTAGCTGCTTATGGGATTGCCGAGAGGATGGTTACCATGTTCCTTAATACGATAAATTCGTTTAACGAGGCAATTCCAACGGTTCGTGAAGGGGCTATGAGTAAGAAGCTTTATACAACGCAGCTGGAGGATTTGTACAAAGAAATGGATGCTGCGCTAAGCAATATTGATAGGATTGTTGAGATAGTTCGGTTATCGCACCCCGATTTTTATAGAGGTTACCAGAATAGCCGATTGGTTATTAAGAGAAGTGGTGGTTCGGTTGCGCTAAAGGGTGTGGTTACGGATGCCTCAAGTCATGAACCTTTAAGGGGTGTAACGCTTATTATTGCCCCAGTTGATGGTAATGGTGCAGCTATTGTAAAGAAAACCGCTGATAAGGGTGGTTTTATGGTTAAATCGTTATCAGAGGGGGTTTATAATGTAACCGTATCGAAGAGTGGCTATAAGGATCAGGTGGTAACTGTAGCTATTACGAATGGGGAGCTGAGCGTTTTGAATGTTGAGATGAATAAGAATTAG
- a CDS encoding zf-HC2 domain-containing protein, protein MSCKDYQKQIILLLDGKLHQELANELNNHLNGCKGCREALDKLSNAYNLIELEKSEFKCNPFLSAKILAKIDNKRVSNSNAGASLRYLTIVSLAAAGIALGILIGTLYNKNSYTELSSTIQTWDQQLADEYMPEVENNPYKLVTITNESPIKP, encoded by the coding sequence ATGAGCTGCAAGGATTATCAAAAGCAAATTATTTTACTTCTCGATGGAAAACTCCATCAGGAGTTGGCTAATGAGCTAAACAACCATTTAAATGGGTGTAAGGGTTGCAGAGAGGCCTTGGATAAACTATCGAATGCCTACAACTTAATAGAATTGGAGAAATCAGAATTCAAATGCAATCCCTTTTTGTCAGCAAAAATTCTTGCTAAAATAGATAACAAGCGAGTAAGCAACTCAAATGCAGGAGCATCTTTGAGATATCTAACCATTGTAAGCCTTGCTGCGGCGGGAATTGCACTGGGGATTTTAATCGGTACACTGTATAATAAAAACAGCTATACCGAATTATCATCAACAATACAAACATGGGATCAACAACTTGCGGATGAGTATATGCCCGAGGTTGAGAACAACCCATACAAGTTGGTTACTATTACAAACGAATCACCCATAAAGCCATGA
- a CDS encoding glycosyltransferase family 2 protein: MINNKIITVVLPAYNASKTLEITYSEIPFDIVDNVILVDDCSKDNTHEIAERLNIQHVIIHEENKGYGGNQKTCYNKALELNSDIVIMLHPDYQYTPRLIHSMAFLIANDLYDVVFGSRILGKGALKGGMPIYKYIANRILTFIQNLLMNQKLSEYHTGYRAFSRKVLESINYQNNSDDFIFDNEIIAQIFFQGYDIAEITCPTKYSEGSSSINLSRSIKYGFGVLRVSFLYFFQKKKLFKIKLFTSK; the protein is encoded by the coding sequence ATGATTAATAATAAGATTATTACAGTTGTACTTCCTGCATATAATGCATCAAAAACGTTGGAGATCACTTATTCTGAAATTCCATTTGATATTGTAGATAATGTTATACTCGTTGATGATTGTAGTAAAGATAATACACATGAAATTGCTGAAAGGTTAAATATTCAGCATGTTATAATACATGAGGAGAATAAAGGTTATGGTGGAAATCAAAAGACATGTTATAATAAGGCATTAGAATTAAATAGTGATATTGTTATTATGCTTCATCCTGATTACCAATACACACCTAGGTTAATTCATTCTATGGCGTTTTTAATAGCAAACGATTTGTACGATGTTGTTTTTGGATCACGTATTTTAGGTAAAGGAGCATTGAAAGGTGGAATGCCAATTTATAAATATATAGCAAATCGTATTCTTACATTTATTCAGAATCTGTTAATGAATCAAAAACTATCTGAATACCATACGGGTTATAGAGCGTTTTCACGCAAAGTTTTAGAATCTATAAATTATCAAAATAATTCTGATGATTTTATTTTTGATAATGAAATAATTGCTCAAATATTTTTTCAAGGCTATGATATTGCAGAAATTACATGTCCAACAAAATATTCTGAGGGCTCATCATCAATTAACTTATCTCGGAGTATTAAATATGGATTTGGTGTTCTTCGTGTATCTTTCTTGTATTTTTTTCAGAAAAAGAAGTTGTTTAAAATTAAACTATTTACATCCAAATGA
- a CDS encoding magnesium transporter CorA family protein, producing MSQSRFYSINTKGKITTLNTASEVFTNHKNGEFYWLDYYKPTREELTTLIEPLDLHPLTVEDCTDENLVPKIEEYPNNTFIIFNSYSYIERELWVDEVDFIIGKNYLITVSGYNSNGRNPLIGIEKLVEREINQAKLGPSHLLQIILDHVVDKMFVAIESLEEELDAAEENLINDPATFVPSETIRLRRHLLTLRKSLFHEREILVKICRKDCPFISDSAIYHFRDIYDHLSKFFELTETYREIVSSLLEMNVSMMNNRLTKSANQTNLSVRRLTLISTIFMPLTLLAGIGGMSEWSMMTNPENWRLSYPFFLLGMIIIGALNYMFIKWLERRDKARY from the coding sequence ATGTCCCAAAGTCGATTCTACTCAATAAACACAAAAGGAAAAATAACTACCCTAAACACAGCCAGCGAAGTATTCACAAACCACAAAAACGGTGAATTCTACTGGTTAGACTATTACAAACCAACCCGCGAAGAGCTAACTACACTTATTGAACCCCTTGACTTGCACCCCCTCACCGTTGAGGATTGCACCGACGAAAACCTAGTCCCAAAAATTGAGGAATACCCAAACAACACCTTCATCATCTTTAACTCCTACTCCTACATCGAAAGGGAACTTTGGGTTGATGAGGTGGACTTTATTATTGGTAAAAACTACCTAATAACAGTTAGCGGATACAACTCAAACGGCAGAAACCCGTTAATCGGAATAGAAAAATTGGTTGAAAGGGAGATAAACCAAGCCAAACTTGGCCCATCCCACTTACTACAAATCATCCTCGATCACGTAGTAGATAAAATGTTTGTTGCCATTGAATCGCTGGAAGAAGAACTCGATGCTGCAGAAGAAAACCTCATTAACGACCCTGCAACCTTTGTCCCATCGGAAACCATTCGGTTGCGCCGTCACCTATTAACCCTGCGCAAAAGCCTTTTCCACGAAAGGGAAATACTTGTAAAGATTTGCCGAAAAGATTGCCCATTTATCTCCGATAGTGCAATATATCACTTCCGTGATATATACGACCATCTATCAAAATTCTTTGAACTAACAGAAACCTACCGTGAAATTGTTTCGAGCCTTTTGGAAATGAACGTCTCCATGATGAACAACAGGCTAACTAAAAGTGCAAACCAAACAAACTTATCCGTTCGCCGCCTCACATTGATATCAACCATCTTTATGCCACTAACACTACTTGCAGGCATTGGTGGCATGTCCGAATGGTCAATGATGACCAACCCCGAAAACTGGCGACTCTCCTACCCTTTTTTCCTTCTAGGAATGATCATAATTGGCGCGCTCAACTATATGTTTATTAAATGGCTCGAGCGCAGGGATAAAGCAAGATATTGA
- a CDS encoding family 16 glycosylhydrolase, which produces MKQILIFLLIIISNIVKSQTPDNDPHFVLDTYDNFNSLNSSLWNSVPNGTWGLETFNANNVTATGGVLTLKCEKINGNYISGGIETVNKKTFSYGYYEIYSQIPKGMGYWGGFWFHMGSSTCARHEIDVLEPNGCDCSIGTQFHCGLGNYNTSCYGGFLAETVTGLNDLTLDYNKYSLQWTPSLVKISVNDNLVKEFSDPKIVSDNPMYMFLTFQIDPNCTPNSSTVFPAFWKYKSFKYYKLKTDCSNGIVSSNFDFINHEYKVQKYYSLSSSTIPSNSSIILRATDYIELDEDFIVPYGSEFTAITHCLTCPQ; this is translated from the coding sequence ATGAAACAAATCCTTATTTTTTTATTGATAATTATTTCAAATATAGTGAAATCACAGACACCAGATAACGATCCTCATTTTGTATTAGACACATACGATAACTTCAATTCCCTTAACTCGAGTTTATGGAATAGTGTACCAAATGGAACTTGGGGACTTGAAACTTTTAATGCAAATAATGTCACTGCAACAGGCGGTGTTCTAACCCTTAAATGCGAAAAGATAAATGGTAACTATATTTCAGGAGGAATTGAAACTGTAAATAAAAAAACTTTTTCTTACGGATATTATGAGATTTATAGTCAGATACCCAAGGGTATGGGTTATTGGGGTGGTTTCTGGTTTCATATGGGAAGTAGTACATGTGCAAGACATGAAATTGATGTTTTAGAACCAAATGGTTGTGATTGTTCAATTGGAACTCAATTTCATTGTGGTCTAGGAAATTATAATACATCTTGCTATGGAGGATTTTTAGCTGAAACTGTAACAGGGTTAAATGATTTGACATTGGATTATAACAAATATTCCTTACAATGGACACCAAGTCTAGTTAAAATTTCAGTAAATGATAATTTAGTAAAAGAGTTTTCAGACCCTAAAATTGTATCAGATAACCCTATGTATATGTTTTTGACTTTCCAAATTGATCCGAATTGTACACCAAATAGTTCAACAGTTTTTCCCGCTTTTTGGAAATATAAATCTTTTAAATATTATAAATTAAAAACAGATTGTTCTAATGGTATTGTATCTAGTAATTTTGATTTTATAAATCATGAATACAAAGTACAGAAGTATTATTCATTGAGTAGTTCAACCATTCCAAGTAATTCAAGTATTATTCTTCGAGCTACTGACTATATTGAGTTGGATGAAGATTTTATAGTACCTTATGGAAGCGAATTTACAGCAATCACCCATTGTTTAACATGTCCTCAATAA
- a CDS encoding DUF4263 domain-containing protein — MSLIIYKEGDKILLEYSPDNGTDWIDEDFDKDEEISIKRTFSLSKENLVQTEENLSDNDNKQFIIGNAEGDYYKIYKEILMTDNDVLFHINCSITTKYFIVNKNVSILSKFEKLAKQQIVIGGELENAIPEPEFKRVINSFPTNTELNYYADSRITNVISQYLNGVKDSGKAFEKYLEKRNKIANTSTIPSIKSYELDKYTFILETLKEMLKNSDSYSESDWQTQILEIILILYPKYIRCFSNVMIKDFYTKIEQTTNRYIDLMLVDSNGNVDVIEIKKPFDNCVITSNTYRDNYTPLKELSGTIMQVEKYLFHLNKWGVKGERELSTKYESELPNNLKIQITNPKGIVILGRDNNLHKRQLFDLEIIKRKYANVMDIITYDDLIKRLENTLEKFK, encoded by the coding sequence ATGTCATTAATTATTTACAAGGAAGGAGATAAGATTTTATTAGAATATTCTCCAGATAACGGAACAGATTGGATTGATGAAGATTTTGATAAAGATGAAGAAATATCGATAAAAAGGACATTTAGCCTATCCAAAGAGAATTTGGTACAAACTGAAGAGAATTTATCTGATAATGACAATAAGCAATTTATCATTGGAAATGCTGAAGGAGATTATTATAAAATATATAAGGAAATTCTTATGACAGACAATGATGTATTGTTCCACATCAATTGTTCAATAACAACCAAATATTTTATAGTAAACAAGAATGTTTCAATATTGTCAAAATTTGAAAAACTTGCAAAACAACAAATAGTTATTGGTGGAGAATTAGAAAATGCGATCCCTGAACCAGAATTTAAACGTGTAATAAATTCATTCCCGACAAACACTGAGTTAAACTATTATGCCGATTCCAGAATAACCAATGTAATTTCACAATATTTAAACGGTGTGAAAGATTCAGGTAAAGCTTTTGAAAAATATCTAGAGAAAAGAAATAAAATTGCGAATACAAGCACAATACCATCAATTAAAAGTTATGAATTAGATAAATATACTTTCATTCTCGAGACTCTTAAAGAAATGCTTAAAAATAGCGATAGTTATTCAGAGAGTGATTGGCAAACACAAATATTGGAAATCATTTTGATACTTTATCCAAAATATATTCGATGTTTTTCAAACGTAATGATTAAAGACTTTTACACTAAAATTGAACAAACTACTAACCGATATATTGACTTAATGTTAGTTGATTCGAATGGAAATGTTGATGTTATTGAGATTAAGAAGCCTTTTGACAATTGCGTTATTACATCTAATACTTATCGAGATAACTATACTCCTTTAAAAGAATTATCAGGGACAATAATGCAAGTTGAAAAATATTTATTTCATTTAAATAAATGGGGAGTAAAAGGAGAAAGAGAATTATCAACTAAATATGAATCGGAGTTACCGAATAATTTGAAGATTCAAATAACTAATCCAAAGGGCATTGTAATTTTAGGTCGTGACAATAATTTACATAAACGTCAATTATTTGATTTAGAAATTATAAAGAGAAAATATGCCAATGTTATGGACATTATCACTTATGATGATTTGATAAAAAGACTAGAAAATACTTTAGAAAAATTTAAATAA
- a CDS encoding T9SS type A sorting domain-containing protein: protein MKKIINFTLILGILFFANTNYTYSQLKVLSNGSVEINSYALDYGRAVRTTVHNPNACAYHLTYNGVDKFYVSASGFLWCSQGGYFGSDLKLKQNINKINSPLSLVMKLNGIQFDYKEDKGVKKEKGQRLGFIAQDIEKILPGIVKTMPDSTKGIAYTDLTALLVEAIKEQQNQIDELKKLINISYSQKQIIEESNESNDLPNLKQNSPNPFNKITKIGYFLPETIKKASLFIYDMNGKQIKNMPIYERGNGYITINESDLQPGIYIYSLIVDDKEVDTKKMILTN from the coding sequence ATGAAAAAAATAATAAACTTTACCTTGATTTTAGGTATACTTTTTTTTGCCAATACAAACTATACATATTCTCAACTAAAAGTCCTAAGTAATGGAAGTGTTGAAATTAACTCATACGCACTTGATTATGGACGAGCTGTCAGAACTACAGTACATAATCCAAATGCTTGTGCTTACCACTTAACATATAATGGAGTTGATAAATTTTATGTTTCAGCATCAGGTTTTTTATGGTGTTCTCAGGGAGGATATTTTGGCTCTGATTTAAAATTAAAGCAAAACATCAATAAGATAAATTCTCCTTTATCTCTAGTTATGAAATTGAATGGAATCCAATTTGATTATAAAGAGGATAAAGGTGTGAAAAAAGAAAAAGGTCAAAGACTTGGATTTATCGCTCAAGATATTGAAAAGATTTTACCGGGTATTGTAAAAACTATGCCAGATAGTACAAAAGGTATTGCTTATACTGACTTAACGGCTTTGCTTGTTGAAGCTATTAAAGAACAACAGAATCAAATTGACGAACTAAAAAAATTAATAAACATTTCTTATTCTCAAAAACAAATAATTGAAGAATCAAATGAATCTAATGATTTACCGAATCTTAAACAGAATTCACCTAACCCTTTTAATAAGATTACTAAAATAGGCTATTTTTTGCCTGAAACTATTAAAAAAGCATCGCTTTTTATATATGACATGAACGGTAAACAAATTAAAAATATGCCTATATATGAAAGAGGAAATGGATATATTACCATTAATGAATCTGACTTGCAACCTGGCATCTATATTTATTCATTAATTGTAGATGATAAAGAAGTAGATACAAAGAAAATGATTTTGACAAATTAA
- a CDS encoding ParA family protein, with the protein MAKIFSILNNKGGTGKTTTVLNLGTALAKKKKRVLLIDLDSQCNLTSALGLWGAENTICDLFLGKCSVNQSVKQHEEIFLLPASDKLLEAEFLISSEPGREYILKEKLEKILDEYDYILIDCPPSLGTLSINSLVAADYFIVPMQAENFAFIGLDRIMSVSEKIQKRMNPSLQLAGILFVKLATRTKFSQAVITNLTINEHFKDKLFSTYIRQDISLMESGAFKQSIFEYAPKSRGAEDYMDFANELINKYGKK; encoded by the coding sequence ATGGCAAAAATCTTTTCTATTCTCAATAATAAGGGCGGTACAGGAAAAACTACTACTGTCCTTAATTTAGGAACTGCGTTAGCCAAAAAGAAAAAAAGAGTTTTACTTATTGATCTGGATAGCCAATGTAATCTAACATCCGCATTAGGATTATGGGGTGCAGAGAACACTATATGTGATTTATTTCTCGGCAAATGCTCAGTAAATCAATCAGTAAAACAACATGAAGAGATATTTTTACTCCCCGCTTCCGATAAACTTCTCGAAGCAGAATTTTTAATAAGCAGTGAGCCTGGTAGAGAGTACATACTCAAAGAGAAACTCGAGAAAATTTTGGATGAATATGATTATATTCTAATTGATTGTCCACCAAGCTTAGGGACTTTATCAATAAACTCGCTGGTAGCAGCCGATTATTTTATTGTGCCAATGCAGGCTGAAAATTTTGCATTTATTGGTCTTGATAGAATTATGTCTGTATCCGAAAAGATTCAAAAACGCATGAACCCTTCATTGCAGCTTGCAGGTATTCTTTTTGTAAAATTGGCTACTCGTACAAAGTTTAGTCAGGCTGTAATTACAAACTTAACGATCAATGAACATTTTAAAGACAAACTGTTTAGCACATATATCCGTCAGGATATTTCTTTAATGGAATCGGGTGCCTTTAAGCAGTCTATATTTGAGTATGCCCCTAAGAGCAGGGGAGCTGAGGATTACATGGATTTTGCAAACGAATTGATTAATAAATATGGCAAGAAATAA